The following coding sequences lie in one Syngnathoides biaculeatus isolate LvHL_M chromosome 16, ASM1980259v1, whole genome shotgun sequence genomic window:
- the slc35b1 gene encoding solute carrier family 35 member B1, with amino-acid sequence MGAGKGSPKGSSLWDNMRLRFIVCFLGVFVCYFYYGILQETITRGDYGHGDQKEKFRFARTLVFIQCIINALFARILIQFFEGPKPDLTKCWLYGLCSISYVGAMVSSNSALQFVNYPTQVLGKSCKPIPVMILGVTILRKRYPLAKYLCVLLIVSGVALFLYKPNKSTAVADDHVFGFGEILLLVSLTLDGLTGVAQDHMRSRFQTSANHMMLNINLWSTVLLGLTVLWTGEVWEFLSFTERYPSILYNILLFGLASALGQTFIFMTVVYFGPLTCSIVTTTRKFFTILGSVLLFGNQMSNMQWLGTILVFLGLGLDAKFGKGPKKTTH; translated from the exons ATGGGCGCGGGCAAAGGATCCCCCAAAGGGTCGTCGCTGTGGGACAACATGCGGCTGCGCTTCATTGTCTGTTTCCTGGGAGTCTTCGTGTGTTATTTCTATTACGGAATATTGCAAGAAACGAT CACACGAGGGGATTACGGCCACGGCGACCAAAAGGAGAAGTTTCGATTCGCCAGGACGTTGGTGTTCATCCAGTGCATCATCAACGCACTCTTTGCCAGGATAT TGATTCAGTTTTTCGAGGGCCCCAAGCCAGACTTGACCAAGTGCTGGTTGTACGGCCTGTGTTCCATCTCCTACGTGGGCGCCATGGTGTCTAGTAACTCCGCCCTACAGTTCGTCAACTACCCAACACAG gtgctgGGCAAATCCTgcaagccaatcccag TGATGATCCTGGGGGTGACCATCCTGAGGAAGCGCTACCCGTTGGCCAAGTACTTGTGTGTGCTTTTGATCGTGAGCGGCGTGGCGCTCTTTCTGTACAAGCCCAACAAGAGCACGGCGGTGGCGGACGACCACGTCTTCGGCTTCGGGGAGATCCTTTTA CTGGTATCTCTGACGCTGGACGGCTTGACTGGTGTGGCCCAGGACCACATGAGGTCTCGGTTTCAAACCAGCGCCAATCACATGATGCTCAACATAAACTTGTGGTCCACCGTGCTCCTGGGACTGA CTGTGCTGTGGACCGGTGAGGTGTGGGAGTTCCTGAGCTTTACCGAACGCTACCCGAGCATCTTGTACAACATCCTCCTCTTTGGACTGGCCAGCGCGTTGGGCCAG ACGTTCATCTTCATGACGGTGGTTTACTTCGGACCCCTGACCTGCTCCATCGTCACCACCACCAGGAAGTTCTTCACCATCCTGGGCTCCGTCCTGCTCTTTGGGAACCAAATGAGTAACATGCagtggttgggcaccatccttGTGTTCCTTG